A genome region from Defluviimonas aquaemixtae includes the following:
- a CDS encoding VPLPA-CTERM sorting domain-containing protein: MAAVIVTGSAFAALAATFNGSFTIGGNAFSSPGLVVNASPTSGPLNLNLTVGQSVTFDLFDIWTNDPLINGSDTTPQSIFVDFDIGRSGGVGALNGTTQGNTAFIFQYGSVNWQAPLMLAFGNGGLMQISLSNEIFNFGVFGLSAGQANGATVQATATLIAAPVPLPAAGLGLLAGLGGLALVRRRRMRDAA, from the coding sequence ATGGCGGCCGTCATCGTTACCGGCTCCGCGTTCGCGGCGCTTGCCGCCACGTTCAACGGCAGTTTCACGATCGGCGGCAACGCGTTCAGTTCGCCGGGCCTGGTTGTCAATGCCAGCCCGACAAGCGGGCCGCTGAACCTGAATCTCACCGTTGGCCAGAGTGTGACCTTCGACCTGTTCGACATCTGGACAAACGACCCGCTCATCAATGGCTCAGATACGACGCCGCAATCGATCTTCGTGGATTTCGATATCGGCCGGTCAGGCGGCGTGGGTGCGCTCAACGGCACCACGCAGGGAAACACCGCGTTCATCTTCCAGTACGGCAGCGTGAATTGGCAGGCGCCTCTGATGCTGGCCTTTGGTAATGGCGGACTTATGCAGATTTCGCTCAGCAACGAGATCTTCAACTTCGGGGTCTTCGGACTGAGCGCGGGCCAGGCGAATGGCGCAACCGTGCAAGCCACGGCGACCCTCATCGCGGCACCCGTGCCGCTGCCCGCGGCGGGGCTTGGCCTGCTGGCCGGACTTGGTGGACTGGCGCTCGTTCGGCGGCGCCGGATGCGCGACGCCGCCTGA